Proteins encoded by one window of Chondromyces crocatus:
- a CDS encoding NAD(P)/FAD-dependent oxidoreductase: protein MPDAGKRPHVVIVGGGFGGLNAAKALGKANVDVTLVDRTNHHLFQPLLYQVATASLSPADIAVPIRGVLSRYRNVKVLMAEVVRVDLAQRKVQLDRGDLTYDYLILAVGARTNYLGNDAWARDAPGLKNLVDAISVRERVLRAFEAAEREQDPVVRRRLLTFVVIGGGATGVEMAGAFSELSSFILKRDFRVAEADATRVVLIEAGQRTLTAFPEPLSQKAEKQLTSLGVEILHNTRVKGIDVHGVSFEDGTTLPAATVLWAAGVRGTPLATTLGVELDRLGRVKVQPDCSLKGYPEAFAIGDMAAQIDKNGVAVPGLSPAAIQQGHFVARTILADQRKRPRGEFAYRDKGTMATIGRSRAIAQVGRLKLSGMLAWLAWMGVHVLFLIGFRNRFIVMFEWMWQYITFKRGARLITGVDREGVEPASVRALARPGAQVSPVETSEIEEAQALGVQPVEVAGRAG, encoded by the coding sequence ATGCCTGACGCAGGCAAGAGACCCCACGTGGTGATCGTCGGCGGGGGATTCGGAGGGCTGAACGCGGCCAAGGCGCTCGGCAAGGCGAACGTCGACGTCACGCTGGTGGATCGGACCAACCACCATCTGTTCCAGCCGCTGCTCTACCAGGTCGCGACGGCGAGCCTGTCCCCCGCGGACATCGCCGTGCCCATCCGGGGCGTGCTCTCTCGTTACCGCAACGTGAAGGTGCTCATGGCCGAGGTCGTGCGGGTCGACCTGGCGCAACGCAAGGTGCAGCTCGACCGCGGTGATCTCACGTACGACTACCTCATCCTCGCGGTGGGGGCGCGGACCAACTACCTCGGCAACGATGCCTGGGCGCGCGACGCGCCTGGCCTGAAGAACCTGGTCGATGCCATCTCGGTGCGGGAGCGCGTGCTGCGCGCGTTCGAAGCCGCAGAGCGGGAGCAAGACCCGGTCGTCCGCCGACGGCTGCTGACGTTCGTGGTCATCGGGGGTGGAGCGACGGGGGTGGAGATGGCGGGCGCCTTCTCCGAGCTGTCGAGCTTCATCCTGAAGCGCGACTTCCGTGTGGCGGAGGCCGACGCGACCCGCGTCGTGCTGATCGAGGCCGGCCAGCGCACGCTGACGGCATTCCCGGAGCCGCTGTCCCAGAAGGCGGAGAAGCAGCTCACGTCCCTCGGTGTGGAGATCCTCCACAACACGCGCGTCAAAGGCATCGACGTGCACGGCGTGTCCTTCGAGGATGGCACCACCTTGCCAGCCGCGACCGTCCTCTGGGCCGCTGGCGTGCGTGGTACACCCCTCGCGACCACGCTCGGCGTGGAGCTCGATCGGCTCGGCCGGGTGAAGGTGCAGCCGGACTGTTCGTTGAAAGGCTACCCTGAGGCCTTCGCCATCGGCGACATGGCCGCGCAGATCGACAAGAACGGCGTCGCAGTCCCGGGCCTCTCCCCGGCTGCCATCCAGCAAGGGCACTTCGTCGCGCGCACCATCCTCGCGGATCAACGAAAGCGCCCGCGGGGCGAGTTCGCCTACCGCGACAAGGGGACGATGGCGACGATCGGGCGCTCCCGCGCGATCGCACAAGTCGGTCGCTTGAAGCTCAGCGGCATGCTGGCGTGGCTGGCGTGGATGGGCGTCCACGTCCTGTTCCTGATCGGCTTCCGCAACCGCTTCATCGTGATGTTCGAGTGGATGTGGCAGTACATCACGTTCAAGCGCGGAGCGCGGCTGATCACGGGGGTCGACCGAGAGGGCGTCGAGCCCGCCTCGGTGCGCGCGCTGGCCCGCCCCGGGGCCCAGGTGTCGCCCGTAGAAACGAGCGAGATCGAGGAAGCGCAGGCGCTGGGCGTGCAGCCGGTGGAGGTCGCTGGCAGAGCAGGCTGA
- a CDS encoding 1-aminocyclopropane-1-carboxylate deaminase/D-cysteine desulfhydrase: MAGRIGLAHLPTPLQRSPRLAEALGVDLYIKRDDMTGGAEAGNKIRKLEFLLAAALSEGADTLITCGGIQSNHARATALLGASLGLRSVLVLRAADPAAGAPLAGNVLLDRMAGAEIRLITMEQYQERAAILVAVAEEIRAAGGKPYIIPEGGSNGLGALGYVRAMEEVRRQLDLGLAGGKPFDVIVHACGSGGTAAGLALGASRYEIAPEVRTMIVCNDAPTFERTITGIIDEARALEPSLGAPAALRVDERSRGPAYAVASPEQRCRIVEAARLGGLVLDPVYTGKAFAGLWDMAQQGELTGKRVLFLHTGGLPGLLVQADSFSDALTAASVG; this comes from the coding sequence ATGGCCGGTCGCATCGGGCTCGCCCACCTGCCCACGCCCCTCCAGCGCTCCCCACGGCTCGCCGAAGCGCTCGGTGTCGACCTCTACATCAAGCGAGACGACATGACGGGCGGCGCCGAGGCGGGCAACAAGATCCGCAAGCTCGAGTTCCTGCTCGCTGCCGCGCTTTCCGAGGGGGCCGACACGCTGATCACGTGTGGCGGGATCCAGTCCAACCACGCGCGCGCCACCGCCTTGCTCGGCGCTTCCCTCGGACTGCGCTCGGTACTCGTCCTGCGCGCCGCCGACCCTGCTGCAGGAGCACCTCTCGCCGGCAACGTGCTCCTCGACCGCATGGCGGGCGCCGAGATCCGGCTCATCACGATGGAGCAGTACCAGGAGCGCGCCGCGATCCTCGTCGCCGTCGCGGAAGAGATCCGGGCTGCTGGCGGCAAGCCCTACATCATCCCCGAGGGGGGCTCGAACGGTCTGGGCGCGCTCGGCTATGTGCGCGCGATGGAGGAAGTGCGGCGGCAGCTCGATCTCGGCCTGGCGGGTGGCAAGCCCTTCGACGTGATCGTCCATGCGTGTGGCTCCGGAGGGACGGCCGCCGGCCTCGCCCTCGGCGCCTCGCGCTACGAGATCGCGCCCGAGGTCCGGACGATGATCGTCTGTAACGACGCGCCCACCTTCGAGCGCACCATCACCGGCATCATCGACGAGGCCCGCGCGCTGGAACCCTCCCTCGGCGCGCCTGCCGCGCTGCGGGTGGACGAGCGCTCCAGAGGCCCAGCCTATGCCGTGGCGTCGCCGGAGCAGCGCTGCAGGATCGTGGAGGCTGCGCGCCTCGGCGGGCTCGTGCTCGATCCCGTGTACACCGGGAAGGCCTTTGCCGGCCTGTGGGACATGGCGCAGCAGGGGGAGCTCACCGGCAAGCGGGTGCTGTTCCTCCACACCGGGGGCCTCCCCGGGTTGCTGGTGCAGGCCGACTCCTTCTCCGACGCGCTGACCGCGGCGTCTGTCGGCTGA
- a CDS encoding biotin/lipoyl-containing protein — MRYFVTLPSGRELPVDVTHLPGGGIQAALEGRTLDVDALGSGSSTHLLMEGRGVELWLEGTGPQVGAVANGRRFYAQVESERSRDALGASKGQGQGGGLLKTPMPGRVLKVLVQEGETIRAGQPLVVVEAMKMENELGAERDGVVKAIFVSPGATVEGGAKLLEVE, encoded by the coding sequence ATGCGGTACTTCGTGACCCTGCCCTCTGGCCGAGAACTTCCTGTGGATGTGACGCACCTGCCTGGTGGAGGGATCCAGGCCGCGCTGGAGGGAAGGACGCTCGATGTGGACGCGCTCGGCAGCGGTTCCTCGACCCACCTCCTGATGGAGGGGCGCGGCGTCGAGCTCTGGCTGGAGGGGACGGGCCCCCAGGTGGGAGCCGTGGCGAACGGTCGCCGGTTCTACGCGCAGGTGGAGAGCGAGCGCTCTCGCGATGCCCTCGGCGCCTCGAAGGGGCAGGGCCAGGGCGGCGGCCTGCTCAAGACCCCGATGCCCGGGCGTGTCCTCAAGGTGCTCGTCCAGGAAGGAGAGACCATCCGCGCCGGCCAGCCGCTCGTCGTCGTCGAGGCCATGAAGATGGAGAACGAGCTCGGGGCCGAGCGTGACGGCGTGGTGAAGGCCATCTTCGTCTCCCCGGGGGCGACGGTCGAGGGAGGCGCGAAGCTCCTGGAGGTGGAGTGA
- a CDS encoding DNA-methyltransferase, with protein MAIELRGEGRSPEAGDIGPYPKNRVVHGDCQMLLEKLPDGSVDLIVTSPPYWGQRISEGIGEEADPRAYLATLTRVFRTLRCKLKPKGLLWLNLGDAYNTPVNWRHEDRSYSTLGHLRQGLSPHNAAYTKPRYRRRAFLGGDPWLQYGNLLGLPYRLVLALCDEGWLLRGEVIWRKRNPLPEGRCRRPHRQHEALYLLARSEQHAFRRVPPVGSVWEFANERVEGRVHRSRFPEELPRRCIEASEASGPDTLVLDPFAGSGTTGVVARRLGCTFLGFEIDAEQVEAANERLSMHDVLAPHG; from the coding sequence GTGGCGATTGAGCTCCGCGGCGAGGGCAGAAGTCCGGAGGCTGGTGACATCGGTCCCTACCCGAAGAACCGGGTGGTGCACGGCGACTGTCAGATGCTTCTCGAGAAGCTTCCCGACGGCTCGGTAGATCTCATTGTCACCAGTCCGCCCTACTGGGGGCAACGGATCTCGGAAGGAATCGGCGAAGAAGCCGACCCGCGCGCCTATCTGGCGACCCTCACGCGAGTGTTCAGGACGCTCCGTTGCAAGCTGAAGCCAAAAGGGCTGCTGTGGCTCAATTTAGGAGACGCCTACAACACACCGGTCAACTGGCGGCACGAGGACCGGAGCTACAGCACCCTCGGTCATCTTCGCCAGGGCTTATCGCCGCACAACGCGGCGTACACGAAACCCAGATACCGACGACGCGCGTTTCTCGGAGGAGACCCCTGGTTGCAGTACGGCAACCTCCTCGGGCTCCCCTATCGGCTCGTGCTGGCGCTCTGCGATGAAGGATGGCTCCTCCGCGGCGAGGTGATCTGGCGCAAGCGAAACCCGCTGCCCGAAGGTCGCTGCCGCAGGCCCCACCGACAGCACGAAGCGCTCTATCTGCTCGCACGCAGCGAGCAGCATGCCTTCCGGCGTGTGCCGCCGGTCGGGAGCGTGTGGGAGTTCGCGAACGAGCGCGTCGAGGGACGCGTTCACCGCTCACGGTTTCCCGAAGAGCTGCCACGGCGCTGCATCGAGGCTTCGGAGGCCAGCGGGCCCGACACGCTCGTGCTCGATCCGTTTGCTGGTTCGGGCACGACGGGCGTCGTCGCGCGCCGGCTGGGGTGCACGTTCCTGGGGTTCGAGATCGACGCGGAGCAGGTCGAGGCTGCCAACGAGCGCCTTTCCATGCACGATGTTCTCGCTCCGCATGGGTGA
- a CDS encoding DUF4230 domain-containing protein yields MNRSSPGLLRGGVIALVAAVLGAGAAITGSMLLASSAEPAPIVRPTPSIVTAIRDLARLETAEVHVEKVVDLSDRQSRLFGLIEVRDALLLVAAGQATLGVDLSRVGEGDISLDPETGVAQLVLPEPEVFSARLDEKNTYVYTRSTDLLARRNEQLESRARQEAVRAIEKAAIDGDALVRARAQAERQLTTLATQLGAKRVEIRWRKVPAVSPR; encoded by the coding sequence ATGAACCGTTCGTCTCCTGGACTGCTTCGTGGTGGGGTCATCGCGCTCGTCGCTGCGGTGCTCGGCGCAGGTGCGGCCATCACGGGATCGATGCTGCTCGCCTCCAGTGCCGAGCCAGCCCCCATCGTCCGCCCGACGCCGTCGATCGTCACGGCGATCCGTGACCTGGCGAGGCTGGAGACGGCGGAGGTGCATGTGGAGAAGGTCGTCGATCTGAGCGACCGACAGAGCCGCCTGTTCGGTCTGATCGAGGTGCGCGATGCGCTGCTGCTCGTCGCAGCGGGGCAGGCGACGCTCGGTGTGGATCTCTCCAGGGTCGGCGAGGGCGACATCTCTCTGGATCCCGAGACGGGCGTCGCGCAGCTCGTGCTGCCCGAGCCCGAGGTGTTCTCGGCGCGCCTCGACGAGAAGAACACGTACGTCTACACGCGCTCGACCGATCTCCTCGCTCGTCGGAACGAGCAGCTCGAGAGTCGCGCGCGGCAGGAGGCCGTTCGGGCCATCGAGAAGGCTGCGATCGACGGGGATGCGCTCGTGAGAGCGCGGGCGCAGGCCGAGCGGCAGCTCACGACGCTGGCAACGCAGCTCGGAGCGAAGCGGGTCGAGATCCGCTGGCGCAAGGTGCCAGCGGTCTCTCCGCGGTGA
- a CDS encoding CAP domain-containing protein — MSHRRLLSSVVAMPLILLLVASCGAEGDDGGDGAPGSDEEPTELAGITKAHNDARAAVDPPAETPLEPLVWSREVSAAAQAHAEKCVWEHSGGPYGENIFAASERASGMSAERVVGSWVSEAENYDYESDSCSGVCGHYTQVVWAASERLGCAMAKCTEGSPVGSGAWQFWVCNYDPPGNFRGRKPY, encoded by the coding sequence ATGAGCCACCGCCGTCTGCTGTCTTCCGTGGTCGCGATGCCGCTGATCCTGTTGCTCGTCGCCAGCTGTGGCGCTGAAGGGGACGACGGCGGGGATGGCGCTCCCGGGAGCGACGAGGAGCCAACGGAGCTCGCTGGCATCACCAAGGCCCACAACGATGCGCGCGCCGCGGTGGATCCTCCGGCCGAGACGCCGCTCGAGCCGCTCGTGTGGTCGAGGGAGGTGTCCGCGGCCGCCCAGGCGCACGCGGAGAAGTGCGTCTGGGAGCACAGCGGTGGTCCCTATGGCGAGAACATCTTCGCAGCTTCCGAGCGGGCGAGTGGCATGTCGGCGGAGCGGGTGGTGGGCTCGTGGGTCTCCGAGGCGGAGAACTATGATTACGAGTCGGACTCGTGTTCGGGGGTCTGCGGCCATTATACGCAGGTGGTGTGGGCTGCTTCGGAGCGGCTCGGGTGTGCGATGGCGAAATGTACCGAGGGGTCGCCGGTCGGGAGCGGTGCGTGGCAGTTCTGGGTCTGCAACTACGATCCGCCCGGGAACTTTCGCGGGCGAAAGCCGTACTGA
- a CDS encoding FHA domain-containing protein, translated as MTDLQAKRPRSFQCRDILWEAIEQMSGELECSVDYLLNEAVKQYVRQRGQRLQVVMHIRDEPAAEFSPGHAGQIATPTPPPLQPPPTMQPEPPHAQPPLQPQMSPTMQPSAVPGPGQIARQPTPPRLHTPPPPMAATPTPPPIRAGAQPTPPPMIPPGGPTGMAPPRTTPPPADKPTMTPYAPQARPMERPTATNVQMGPPPPSSAFSAQPRYPSMAGAPGAMTPPPSAVGSAPYGTPPAGGGLPPPPMPSSALQREPTMAPPAPAPSSSPPLPGGAQVPSPPLYVLYGGQRMQVNKDRFIIGRGKQAVDLTIKDPNISRQHAMVEFSGGQYYVVDLGSTNGIEQNGARISRKVLIEGDLIRICDHELRFTYR; from the coding sequence ATGACCGATCTCCAGGCCAAGAGGCCTCGCTCGTTCCAGTGCCGAGACATCCTCTGGGAAGCCATCGAGCAGATGTCAGGCGAGCTGGAGTGCTCGGTGGACTACCTCCTCAACGAGGCCGTGAAGCAGTACGTGCGGCAGCGTGGCCAGCGACTCCAGGTCGTCATGCACATCCGGGACGAGCCAGCGGCGGAGTTCTCGCCCGGGCACGCGGGGCAGATCGCGACCCCGACGCCGCCGCCCCTGCAGCCACCTCCGACGATGCAGCCGGAGCCTCCGCACGCGCAGCCGCCGCTGCAGCCTCAGATGTCGCCCACGATGCAGCCCAGCGCCGTGCCCGGGCCGGGCCAGATCGCCCGGCAACCGACCCCGCCGAGGCTCCACACGCCGCCTCCCCCGATGGCGGCCACACCGACCCCGCCCCCCATCCGCGCCGGCGCACAACCGACCCCGCCTCCCATGATCCCTCCGGGCGGGCCTACCGGCATGGCGCCACCACGAACGACCCCGCCCCCTGCGGACAAACCCACCATGACGCCCTATGCGCCCCAGGCGCGGCCCATGGAGCGGCCCACCGCCACCAACGTGCAGATGGGCCCTCCTCCCCCCTCGTCCGCATTCTCGGCTCAGCCACGCTATCCCTCCATGGCGGGAGCCCCGGGCGCGATGACCCCGCCCCCCTCCGCGGTGGGCAGCGCGCCCTACGGTACACCGCCTGCTGGTGGCGGCCTGCCCCCACCTCCCATGCCCAGCAGCGCACTGCAGCGCGAGCCGACCATGGCGCCCCCTGCACCTGCACCATCGAGTTCGCCTCCCTTGCCCGGCGGCGCCCAGGTCCCCTCACCTCCTCTGTACGTGCTCTACGGCGGCCAGCGCATGCAGGTGAACAAGGACCGCTTCATCATCGGGCGCGGAAAGCAGGCCGTGGACCTGACCATCAAGGACCCCAACATCTCGCGCCAGCACGCCATGGTCGAGTTCTCGGGCGGCCAGTACTACGTCGTCGATCTCGGCTCGACCAACGGCATCGAGCAGAACGGCGCGCGCATCTCCCGCAAGGTGCTGATCGAGGGCGACCTCATCCGCATCTGCGATCACGAGCTGCGCTTCACCTACCGCTGA
- a CDS encoding c-type cytochrome produces MATMGDRFPHRYPLGVDQHCARRAALTVAMTAAALWLATPPATARAEEGEPPEIQAQRLVHMLTYVGADYGAAVRDGTIISQLEYDEQLDLLTDAAKIAAHLTTGGSKEGAGIPPGIAALREKIEARAPQPDVAEAATLVARDVEATFHLADAPLVPPDPALAATLFATHCATCHGDTGRADTPRAETLIPRPTDFHDPEIVDGMSPLRAVTTTRFGVPGTAMAPFPFFTEEERWSLGFHLIGLRHAATRPSEAPLPSYTFIELALRSDDDLRHDLAARGVPEADRPAALAALRQRAPLDPAGTMRPLTRARAHITRALTATRAGDRSAARAPLATAASLALTAAPAPLRARGIDPTRLDDRLLGARTALDQDADPDALESALSALLREATYADVSLAATAPPSPRDQALTAASITLRNGIGAALGAAALLGATHRPRRAHLLLLLTLLGGAAASWATRALQHHLLGVLGLSALLTAALTTTASLQLLTSRETRLHADPRTEQEQTKAPLPPLLLVASCLGIATWSFSTLATGTLPLLAADGALGAITSGTLVATITVLLIAHLLGRATTRPSSPSQAHLRAGLTLLGALAFTALGASALERADHLPLPLIPLPRIPLLDTRPTLSTALAGMLVLFVWGLALLLRRNGDATEHVDPQ; encoded by the coding sequence ATGGCAACCATGGGCGACCGCTTCCCACACCGCTATCCTCTCGGCGTGGATCAGCACTGCGCGCGTCGCGCTGCACTCACCGTCGCGATGACCGCCGCGGCTCTCTGGCTCGCCACCCCACCGGCCACCGCGCGCGCCGAGGAAGGAGAGCCCCCCGAGATCCAGGCCCAGCGCCTCGTGCACATGTTGACCTACGTCGGGGCCGACTACGGCGCGGCCGTGCGCGACGGGACCATCATCAGCCAGCTCGAGTACGACGAGCAGCTCGACCTGCTCACCGACGCTGCGAAGATCGCCGCCCACCTCACCACAGGCGGCTCGAAGGAAGGCGCAGGCATCCCCCCTGGCATCGCAGCACTCCGCGAGAAGATCGAAGCGCGCGCCCCTCAGCCCGACGTCGCGGAAGCGGCCACCCTCGTCGCCCGCGACGTCGAGGCCACCTTCCACCTCGCCGATGCCCCCCTCGTCCCCCCCGATCCCGCCCTCGCCGCCACCCTGTTCGCCACCCACTGCGCCACCTGCCACGGCGACACCGGACGCGCCGATACCCCCCGCGCCGAGACACTCATCCCGCGCCCGACGGACTTCCACGACCCCGAGATCGTCGACGGCATGAGCCCGCTCCGCGCCGTCACGACCACCCGCTTCGGCGTCCCCGGCACGGCGATGGCTCCCTTCCCCTTCTTCACCGAAGAGGAACGCTGGAGCCTCGGCTTCCACCTCATCGGCCTCCGCCACGCCGCCACCAGGCCCTCTGAAGCTCCCCTGCCCAGCTACACCTTCATCGAGCTCGCCCTCCGCTCCGACGACGACCTCCGCCACGACCTCGCCGCCCGCGGCGTCCCCGAGGCCGACCGCCCAGCCGCCCTCGCCGCCCTCCGCCAGCGCGCTCCCCTCGATCCCGCCGGCACCATGCGCCCGCTCACCCGCGCCCGCGCCCACATCACCCGCGCCCTCACCGCGACCCGCGCAGGCGATCGCTCCGCCGCCCGCGCCCCTCTCGCCACGGCTGCCAGCCTCGCGCTCACCGCCGCGCCTGCCCCCCTGCGCGCGCGCGGCATCGACCCCACCCGCCTCGACGATCGCCTCCTCGGCGCACGCACAGCCCTCGACCAGGATGCCGACCCTGACGCCCTGGAGTCCGCGCTGAGCGCCCTGCTCCGCGAGGCCACCTACGCCGATGTCAGCCTCGCCGCCACCGCCCCCCCTTCACCACGCGACCAGGCGCTCACCGCCGCGTCCATCACCCTCCGCAACGGGATCGGCGCAGCCCTCGGCGCCGCCGCCTTGCTCGGCGCCACGCATCGCCCCCGACGCGCTCACCTCCTGCTCCTTCTCACCCTCCTCGGCGGCGCCGCCGCGAGCTGGGCAACCCGGGCTCTCCAGCACCATCTCCTCGGCGTCCTCGGCCTCTCCGCGCTCCTCACCGCAGCCCTCACCACGACCGCGAGCCTCCAGCTCCTCACCTCCCGTGAGACCCGTCTTCACGCAGACCCCCGCACCGAACAGGAGCAGACCAAGGCACCTCTTCCCCCCCTCCTCCTCGTTGCCTCCTGCCTCGGCATCGCCACCTGGTCCTTCAGCACCCTCGCCACGGGCACACTCCCCCTCCTCGCCGCTGACGGCGCACTCGGAGCCATCACCTCGGGGACCCTCGTCGCGACCATCACCGTGCTCCTCATCGCCCACCTCCTCGGGCGTGCGACGACCCGGCCGAGCTCGCCCTCGCAAGCGCATCTTCGCGCTGGACTGACCCTCCTCGGCGCCCTCGCTTTCACCGCCCTCGGAGCAAGCGCCCTCGAACGAGCCGACCACCTCCCCTTGCCCCTCATCCCTCTCCCCCGCATTCCACTTCTCGACACCCGCCCCACCCTCAGCACCGCCCTCGCAGGGATGCTCGTGCTTTTCGTGTGGGGCCTGGCCTTGCTCCTGCGACGCAATGGCGACGCCACCGAGCACGTCGATCCCCAATGA
- the hutH gene encoding histidine ammonia-lyase, which produces MSSPNTLAPVLLGRPLSLLDLEDVARRRRPVSVCPEARARTMASRRAIDDILEAGDGAPAVYGVNTGFGALAETRIAASDIAVLQRNLVRSHASGVGPDLGDADVRAMILLRAQVIALGYSGVRPQVLDALVGLLERGVCPRIPAQGSVGASGDLAPLAHLALTLIGEGEARHEGTLLQASEALARAGLTPVELVAKEGLALINGTQYMTALGALAVSEAADLCALADVAGAMSLEALMGSRRPFDERLMHVRPHPGQATVARNLRALLTESEIMTSHAGCARVQDAYSLRCMPQVHGASRDALSWAAEVLTREVNSVTDNPTVFLTSDAPELLSGGNFHGQPVALALDLAAIAVAELANISERRVEQLVNPSLSCGLPPFLAPQSGLNSGFMIAQVASAALVSENKVLCHPASVDSIPTSANREDHVSMGSISARKLSQVVENVRASIAIELLGAAQGIDLRRPLRPSAAVAAAHATVRRVVPKLESDRPLYQDIATVTALIRSGELLREVEAVTGSLR; this is translated from the coding sequence GTGTCGTCTCCCAACACCCTCGCCCCCGTCCTCCTCGGCCGTCCCCTCTCCCTTCTCGATCTCGAAGACGTCGCGCGGCGGCGTCGACCAGTCTCCGTGTGTCCCGAGGCTCGCGCCCGAACGATGGCTTCGCGGCGAGCCATCGACGACATCCTGGAGGCCGGGGATGGTGCCCCCGCCGTTTACGGGGTGAACACTGGCTTCGGCGCGCTGGCCGAGACGCGCATCGCCGCGAGCGACATCGCCGTCCTCCAGCGCAACCTGGTGCGCAGCCACGCTTCGGGGGTGGGCCCGGACCTGGGGGATGCCGACGTCCGCGCGATGATCCTTCTGCGGGCGCAGGTCATCGCGCTCGGCTACTCCGGCGTCCGGCCTCAGGTGCTCGATGCCCTCGTCGGACTGCTGGAGCGGGGAGTCTGCCCACGCATCCCTGCGCAAGGCTCCGTGGGCGCTTCGGGCGATCTCGCGCCACTCGCGCACCTGGCGCTCACCCTGATCGGGGAGGGCGAGGCGAGGCACGAGGGGACCCTTCTTCAGGCGTCGGAGGCGCTCGCGCGCGCGGGGCTCACGCCCGTCGAACTGGTGGCGAAGGAGGGGCTCGCGCTGATCAACGGGACCCAGTACATGACGGCGCTCGGGGCGCTGGCCGTGAGTGAAGCGGCCGATCTGTGCGCGCTGGCCGACGTCGCCGGGGCGATGAGCCTGGAGGCGCTGATGGGCTCGCGTCGCCCCTTCGACGAGCGGCTGATGCACGTGCGCCCCCATCCGGGGCAGGCCACCGTGGCCCGTAACCTGCGCGCACTGCTCACGGAGAGCGAGATCATGACGTCCCACGCCGGCTGCGCCCGGGTGCAGGACGCTTACTCGCTCCGGTGCATGCCGCAGGTCCACGGGGCTTCGCGCGACGCGCTCTCCTGGGCGGCCGAGGTGCTCACCCGCGAGGTGAACAGCGTGACGGACAACCCCACGGTGTTCCTGACGTCAGACGCGCCCGAGCTGCTCTCCGGAGGGAATTTCCACGGGCAACCCGTGGCCCTCGCGCTCGATCTCGCCGCCATTGCGGTGGCCGAGCTGGCCAACATCAGCGAGCGCCGCGTCGAGCAGCTCGTGAACCCGTCGCTCTCGTGCGGGTTGCCTCCGTTCCTCGCGCCGCAGAGCGGGCTGAACTCCGGGTTCATGATCGCTCAGGTCGCCAGCGCGGCGCTGGTGAGCGAGAACAAGGTGCTCTGTCATCCGGCGTCCGTGGACTCGATCCCGACCAGCGCGAACCGCGAGGATCACGTGAGCATGGGCAGCATCTCCGCGCGCAAGCTCTCCCAGGTGGTCGAGAACGTCCGCGCGTCGATCGCCATCGAACTCCTCGGCGCCGCGCAAGGCATCGATCTGCGCCGCCCCTTGCGCCCGAGCGCCGCCGTGGCAGCAGCCCACGCCACCGTGCGACGGGTGGTGCCGAAGCTCGAGTCGGACAGGCCGCTCTACCAGGACATCGCCACCGTCACGGCGCTCATCCGCAGTGGAGAGCTGCTGCGTGAGGTGGAAGCGGTGACGGGTTCGCTGCGGTGA